Genomic segment of Candidatus Chlorohelix allophototropha:
GATTGTGCGTGGCGCACCTGCTATCGGAGTAACTGCCGCTTACGCTATGGCGCTGGCGGCGCTGGAATACCGTAACCTCCCTCGTGACGAATTTATCGAAAAGCTGGACGAAGCGGGCGCATGGCTTAATGAAACCCGTCCCACCGCTGTTAACCTCAAATGGGCGATTGACCAATCCTTGTCACTCGCGCACCGTCTGCACGATGCTTATATCCAAGTGGTCAGCATCCCGTGGGAACTCCTAAGACTGGCAAAGCAAATACAAGCGGATGACTTGGCTTTTTGCAAGGCGATAGGCGCGTTCGGCGGAGAACTTATCAAAGACGGCGATAATATCCTAACCCATTGTAATGCGGGTGGTTTGGCTACCGCTGGTTATGGTACAGCCGTGGGTGTGATTACCGCTGCGCATGAAGCCGGTAAGAAGATTCACGTTTGGGTGGATGAAACTCGCCCTTATCTGCAAGGGGCGCGTCTTACTGCTTGGGAAATGCAGCAACTCGGTATTCCGCACACTCTGATAACCGACAATATGTCGGGACATTTGATGCAACGGGGTAAGGTTCAATTCATTGTGACCGGAGCTGACCGCATAGCGGCAAACGGCGATACTGCCAACAAAATCGGCACCTATATGGTGGCGGTACTGGCAAAGGAAAATAACATTCCCTTCTATATAGCCGCTCCGCTAACCACTATTGATTTAAAGATTAAATCCGGTGAAGAAATCCCAATCGAGGAACGCAGCGCGGACGAAGTTGTTTTCATCGGCGGTAAGCGAATTGCACCAGAAGGAGTTCATGCTGCCCACTTTGGTTTCGATGTGACTCCGGCGAGATATATTCACGGGATTATCACTGAAAAGGGTATTGCGCGCCCACCTTATGAGCAAAGTATCCCGGCGTTGTTTGAAAAATAAGCGCTGGTTTTCAAGATTTTGCTCAAGCAAGTTGATTAGTAGTATTGAGTCTAGACTTTTGTAGTTTAAACACTTGAAATTGAACTTAAGACTGACAAAATATACATTGAAATTCTAGGTATCATGATTCTACACCTGAGTTGCTACGGATTATTACGCTTCTAAAAATACTCAGGTGTCCGGCGCTATAAATACTAATGGGGATATTAGCGTTTGACTAGCGGGGAAAATAATTCTAACTCCCGGAATACTCTCTACTACTGAAGATGGTTTTGGAGAGTAATGTGAGGGTATTTACCAATACTTGAAGTTACGCAGCAGGAGGAGTAATGTCAATAATCGTAACAGGCTCTATCGCCTATGACCACATTATGGATTTTCCGGGTTATTTCAAAGATCATATTTTACCTGAGAAAATTCATATTCTTAATGTCTCTTTCCTGGTTTCATCGTTGAAAAAGATGCATGGCGGTTGCGCACCCAATATTTCGTATACGTTGGCTTTACTGGGTGAGCGTTCTAGCATTCTCGGCACGGTGGGACACGATTTTCAGGCTTATCGCGCTGCGCTTGAAGAAGTAGGGGTGGATACCAGCCTCGTCAAAGTTGTACATGATAAGGTAACTGCCTCGTGCTTTATTACAACCGACAAATCTGGAAGTCAAATAACCGGGTTTTATCCGGGCGCGATGGAACACGCCAGCGAAGTACGGATTGAAGATGCTAAACCGGAAGATATCGAAATCTGCATAGTCTCACCTGATGACCCCCGCGCAATGATAGAGCATGTGCGTGAGTGCCAGCAGTTGAAAGTTCCTTACGTCTATGATATTGGCTGGCAGGTAATCGCTTTCGATGGTGGCGCGTTGCTGGATGGGGTTAACGGCGCGAAATTGGTTATCGGTAACGACTATGAGCTAGAAATTCTGCGTGAGAAGACCGGTCTAACCCCTGAAAAAATGCTTGAAACCTCCGAATATGTGGTTGTTACTAAAGGTGAGAATGGTTCTACTATCTATAGCCGTTCTGGTATTGCTCAAATACCAACTGTTCCTGCCAAAGTAGTACGTGACCCAACCGGTGCAGGTGATGCATTTAGGGGTGGTCTCTTAAAAGGTCTCAGACGAGGATATGACCTTGACCAACTAGGTCGCGTGGCAGCATTGGCGGCAACATTCTGTGTTGAATCCAGTGGCACACAAGGTCAGAAATATACTATGACTGAGTTTGAATCTCGTTATCACGAGCATTTTGGTACTCCTGCAATGCCACTATGGGAAGCGGAAGTTCTCGCAAAATAAATCAATGATTTAACCGGGTTTTCTGGAAACAGGCGTGTTTTAACGCCGGATAATTACAAGGAGATAATTAAAGGAATGACGCAAGTCAACAATTACGATGTTAAAGATATGACCCTTGCCGGAAAAGGGCGCGACCGTATAGCTTGGGCTGCTCTTGAAATGCCCGTTTTGAAGCAGGTTAGAGACCGCTTTGAAAAAGAACAACCGCTGGCAGGACAAAGACTCGGTTGCTGTCTTCATATTACGACTGAAACCGCCAACCTGTTAATTACTTTGAAAGCGGGCGGCGCTTCGGTGGTAGCCTGTGCTTCCAATCCGCTCAGCACCCAAGATGATGTTGCGGCTGCGTTGGTGGAATACGGTATTCCGGTTTATGCTATCAAGGGCGAAGATAACGAAACTTATTACCGCCATCTGGATGCAGTGCTGGATAGCCATCCCACCCAAACTATGGATGACGGTTGCGACCTTGTTTCTCGCTTGCATCAGGATCGCCCTTCCCAAATTGCCGATATTATCGGCGGCACTGAAGAAACAACCACCGGCGTTATTCGCTTGAAGGCAATGGAGAAGGACGGCGCATTGCGCTTCCCTATCGTGGCGGTTAATGAAGCGGACACCAAGCATATGTTCGACAATCGCTATGGTACCGGACAAAGCACCCTTGACGGGTTGCTGCGTGCTACCAATGTTTTGTTGGCAGGCAAGAATTTTGTAGTGGCTGGCTACGGTTGGTGTGGTCGTGGTTTGGCTTCACGCGCTAGAGGGATGGGAGCGCAGGTTATTGTAACCGAGATTGACCCTATCCGTGCGCTTGAAGCGGTAATGGACGGCTTCCGGGTTATGACAATGGAACAGGCTGCCCCTATTGCCGATATTATCATCACCGTTACCGGAAACCTGAACGTAGTTGACCGCCAATTGCGGAAGATTAAAGATGGCTGCCTTATTGGCAATAGCGGTCACTTTAATGATGAAATCAATATTGGATTTCTGGATGAGCTATCCGAAACCCGCCGCGTAGTACGCGAATTTGTAGAAGAGTTCAAATTCTTTGACGGACGAAAGGTGTACTTGCTGGCAGACGGACGGTTGCTAAATCTTGCAGCGGCAGAAGGACATCCCGCCAGCGTAATGGACATGAGCTTTGCTAACCAAGCGCTTGCCGCTGAATGGGTGTTCAAAAAACTTGGCACGTTGGAGAACAAAGTATATGTAGTTCCACGCGAAATTGATGAAAATATTGCCGCCCTTAAATTAAAAGCTATGGGTGTGGATATAGATGTTCTTACTGACGCGCAACAGGCTTATCTTTCCAGTTGGCAGAGTGGCACTTAATTTGAGAGAGGAGACAGCAGTACAATGAATACTTTTATGAGTTCACCCCAGTTCTTTCTTACCAGTGAGAGCGTAACTGAGGGGCATCCTGACAAGATGTGTGATCAAATTAGCGATGCGGTTTTGGACGCTATTTTCGAACAGGATCCCCTTGCCCGCGTAGCCTGTGAAACCAGCACTACCACTGGCTTAATTCTGGTGGCAGGTGAAATCACCACTTCTGCTTACGTCAATATTGATCAAATCGCACGTAATGCGGTTCTCGATATTGGTTATAACAGCAGCGAAATGGGCTTTGATGGCAATAGCTGCGGTATCATTGTGTCTATCAAAGAACAGAGCAGTGATATTGCTATGGGCGTAGATAAGGCTCTCGAAGCCAAGCGCGGCGAAATGACCGAAGAGCAAATTGATGCTATCGGTGCAGGCGATCAGGGTATGATGATTGGTTATGCTTGCAATGAAACTCATGAATTAATGCCTCTCTCCATTGCATTAGCCCATCGTATCACCCGCCGACTTGCCGCTACTCGCAAGAGTGGTCAGTTAGGCTATCTGCGCCCAGACGGCAAGAGCCAAGTAACAGTTGAATATAGCTATGGCAAGCCCAAACGTATCGATGCCATAGTTGTTAGCACCCAGCACTCGCCCGATGTTTCGAGCGAACAGATTGAAACAGACGTTATCGAGCAGGTTATTAAACAGGTTGTACCGCTCGAACTGCTGGATGCCAATACCCGCTTCTACATTAACCCCACCGGGCGGTTTGTAATCGGCGGGCCTATGGGCGATGCTGGTTTGACCGGACGCAAAATCATCGTGGATACCTACGGCGGTATTGCCCGTCACGGCGGCGGCGCGTTCAGTGGCAAAGACCCAACCAAAGTAGACCGCTCTGCTGCATACGCAGTTCGCTACGTTGCTAAGAACATCATTGCTGCCGGGTTAGCCGATCGCGTAGAGTTGCAGGTTTCTTATGCAATTGGCGTGGCGCGTCCCATCTCGTTGATGGTTGAAACCTATGGAACTGGCAAGGTTGCGGATGAGGTTATTCTTAATCTCGTTAACAAGTATTTTGACCTCCGCCCTGCCGGAATCATCAAAATGCTAGACCTTCGCCGACCTATCTACCGCCAGACTGCGGCTTACGGTCACTTCGGACGCACCGATATTGACCTTCCTTGGGAACGTACCGACAAGGCTGAGATTCTGCGGCAAGAAGCGGGTCTCGCTGCGGCAGTAGCGATCTAAATCGGGAACTTTTTCGTTAATTCAAAAGGGGTCTTGCTTTTTATGGCAAGACCCCTGAATATTTTATATCTTAGTTGGTTTTACTTATGGCACAAAGCCAGCAAGATTGGCGCTTCTTCCAAATGCTGCTCGCTAAAGACGAAATCATCCTCACTAAGATAGGCATGCCCTTGCCGGAATGATTTCTTTGAACACTTCTTCATATCTCCAGTATTTAAACCTTCAGTTATGGTCGGGATATAAGAAGAAACGCCGCTTGTAGTCAGTTGTCCTATTTCAAACTGCCCGTAAATTCGGTAAGGTGGTTTGAAACGATGCGATAGAATTTCGATCAACTCAGCGGGAGTAAACCCTCGTCGCAAGTACAGGCTATGGTCGTATCCCTCTGAAAAATATTGTCGGTTGTGGCTGGAGATTATCAAAGTGCCACCACTACGTAAAACGCGATGAAATTCTTTGAGAAGCTTCTCTGGGTCAGTTACTTGTTCAATAATATCGAAAGCTACTATAACATCAAAACTGGCTTTGGAGTAAGGCAATTTCTGGAGATCGGCTAACTGGTAATGTAGATTGGAAGCGGCGTAATGTCGGCGGGCGCTTTCGATTGCGTCAGGAGAAGTATCCACGCTGGTCACGCTGCGTGCTCCGCTTTTAAGAAGAGTAACACTTCCGTGACCACTTCCGCACCCTATTTCAAGGACATCATTACCTCGCATTAATTCGCGAGCAAATCTGTAACGGGCGCGTTGCTGACCTTCACTATTGAGCCAACTATCCGAAACCTCAACAGTGGGTTGTTCCGGGGAGGAGAACTGGCTTCCCTGCCAGCGGGTTTGCTCAATTTTTGTAAACATCCATTATCCTAAAGCACTAAATGGTGAAAATCTCAAGTTACTCCTAAAAGAATATTAACATGCTACAATCGGGTAGTAAGTTTGTCAATGGATATTTGTTATTATTTTTTAACCAGATATTTACAAGCAATGATGTTTACGATTGTAGTCTAGGCTATATTCTGAGTGTAGTTCCACATGCTACAATCTTTTAGATAGTACCCGGTTGAGTAAGCCTGATACGAGGAGATATAATTTTATGATCGTACTTGACACTGCTATAGTGACTGATCCTACCGCTGTAAGTTCAATAAGCAGCCTTACTGTGATTGGCGCGTGGGTAGGTGGTCTAGGCATTATTTTTGCGGCGCTTTCCTTCAGCTTTGGAATGATTAACCCGCGTTTGTTTCGTGTTGGGTTGACTTGGCTAATTGCCGCCGATGCCGGAATTCTCACAATGTTGGCAACTCTAATCTTGTTAATTGAGAGCGCCACACTCTGGATATTTACTGTGGCAGGGGTAATTATACTAATTGCGCTCACCGTGTTTGTGGTGATGGTATTACGCTTGTATGCTAGTAAGGGTGCGCCTGCCTCTTTAGAGGATGCAAGACGCCGTATCGAGTTCTAGGAATTGTTGTAATATTGCCTCAGGTAGTCAATGACTGCCATTTCGAGATGTTCCATATCGTCAGGTGGTGTGGGGTGATCACCTGATTTGATGTATCGATTTACAAATTCGCTCATCCCGGCGGTTGTACCAGTCTCTACTAGATATTGGATGAACCGCATGATTGGACCAGCCTCTTGTAGGCTGGCATTTTTTTTGATTGCTTTCAGGGCAGCATTCCGGTTATATTCCACTCTTCTATGTTGTACCAGCCAATCCTCCCCATTCCACTCCGCTATGGCATAGCATGCGCGAGTATCTCCATCAATTGGGTATCCCACCGAGCCGCAATTAACTAGGGTCATTCCTCTCCAGCGTATAAGAGCAGGACGATGCGTATGACCTGCTATTACCAATCGGCGAGGTCGCACTTCGCCTTCAAACATTTCTTCAAGCAATCCATCCGGCATATTCGGATATATCGGTTCGTTATCTCGGCGCGGTGAGCCATGCACTACCAGCACATTAACATCTGCTCCGTAATTTAATTCTGCACGGGTGGGTAGGCTGGCTAACCAATCTTTTTCTTCAGTGGTAAGACATGTTGCCGCCCATTTACCCGGTGCATAGAGCGCGCGAAAGGGAGGATGTTCGAATTTATCACTGAAAATATTGTCCAATATGTAGCCCTCGTGATTGCCTCTAATCATCACAGGCATGAGGGCGCGCAACTTGCGGATTGTTTCCACTGGAAAAGGACCGCAATCGATGAAATCTCCCGCCACTACCAACACATCACAGTTCTGCTTGGAAATATCTTCAAGCACTGCATCCAACGCATGCAAGTTAGCGTGAATATCGGAAATAGCAGCAATTTTCATAAAACTGTTACTGATATGGAATTTCTGGCTTATTTTCAGGCTCTACGAAGTGATAAATAGTTATACTCGATTCTCCGCTCGGCTTGGGAAATGATTTTATAGGCTTAAGGTATGGGCGCAATACCTCATCGGGTTGTACGGTGGTAATGTAGTAAGTATCGCGTTCGCCTCTGAAATTGCGGGTCATCCAATTAACCTCGGCAGTACGCCCGAAGAAAACCCAGCCTTTAAGTTGGCTTAATTTGGTCATGTAATAAATTTCAGGAGTTACGTTATCCTGATCTATGTAGATCAAAATGGGGTCGGTGGCAGCTAGGTCGCGCAGGGTATTTAGCGATTCTTCTAGTCCATAACCACTGGGCCAGCCTTCGATATATTGCCAGCGATCGCGTGTGGCTAATTGCGCTTCAGCCGGGTGATTAATAATTTGGTCGTCCAGTTTGACCCAAGGCGCGATAGTTATTAGAACCAAACATATCCCAAAGGCTACTCCAACTGCCCCAGACCATCCCATTCTCTCACGGCTCACCCGAATCAAATATCGTCCTAATCGATAAATTGCGAAGGCTGCCAATAATAGCATAGGGGGACCAAATGGGGTAATGTACCGCGAAAACCAATGTTGCCTCGCCAGAATCATTTGCGCAATAATCGGTAGAATTGCCCAGCAAACCAATACCAGTTCGGCATGTCCGAAGCGTGGGCGTAAAATCGCGTAACCAAAGGCAGCTAGCGCCAGCACTAATAGCGGTACATTGTAGTAGGTTAGCCACCACTCCCAAGTTTGGCTAAAGTTTGAATGCCATAAATCCAAAGGGAAAGCTAAAATCTCTTTAAATGTAAGGGCATAACTGGTATCGGTGCTGCTCAAGTAGGCGGCATCTTTGCCGGTTTGGAGCGGTAAATAAGCTGCTCCCGCTATAGCAATACCTAGAAATCCAACCACAGCCATATACAGGAAACCGCGTAAATTTTGCGATCGCGTTTTAAAAAGGCGTATTTTGTATAGGCGCGAAACCTTTAAGAAGAG
This window contains:
- the mtnA gene encoding S-methyl-5-thioribose-1-phosphate isomerase, producing the protein MKVKTIEWRDSDLTLLLIDQIKLPHHFENVECRNFHEAGEAIRTMIVRGAPAIGVTAAYAMALAALEYRNLPRDEFIEKLDEAGAWLNETRPTAVNLKWAIDQSLSLAHRLHDAYIQVVSIPWELLRLAKQIQADDLAFCKAIGAFGGELIKDGDNILTHCNAGGLATAGYGTAVGVITAAHEAGKKIHVWVDETRPYLQGARLTAWEMQQLGIPHTLITDNMSGHLMQRGKVQFIVTGADRIAANGDTANKIGTYMVAVLAKENNIPFYIAAPLTTIDLKIKSGEEIPIEERSADEVVFIGGKRIAPEGVHAAHFGFDVTPARYIHGIITEKGIARPPYEQSIPALFEK
- a CDS encoding carbohydrate kinase family protein encodes the protein MSIIVTGSIAYDHIMDFPGYFKDHILPEKIHILNVSFLVSSLKKMHGGCAPNISYTLALLGERSSILGTVGHDFQAYRAALEEVGVDTSLVKVVHDKVTASCFITTDKSGSQITGFYPGAMEHASEVRIEDAKPEDIEICIVSPDDPRAMIEHVRECQQLKVPYVYDIGWQVIAFDGGALLDGVNGAKLVIGNDYELEILREKTGLTPEKMLETSEYVVVTKGENGSTIYSRSGIAQIPTVPAKVVRDPTGAGDAFRGGLLKGLRRGYDLDQLGRVAALAATFCVESSGTQGQKYTMTEFESRYHEHFGTPAMPLWEAEVLAK
- the ahcY gene encoding adenosylhomocysteinase, with the translated sequence MTQVNNYDVKDMTLAGKGRDRIAWAALEMPVLKQVRDRFEKEQPLAGQRLGCCLHITTETANLLITLKAGGASVVACASNPLSTQDDVAAALVEYGIPVYAIKGEDNETYYRHLDAVLDSHPTQTMDDGCDLVSRLHQDRPSQIADIIGGTEETTTGVIRLKAMEKDGALRFPIVAVNEADTKHMFDNRYGTGQSTLDGLLRATNVLLAGKNFVVAGYGWCGRGLASRARGMGAQVIVTEIDPIRALEAVMDGFRVMTMEQAAPIADIIITVTGNLNVVDRQLRKIKDGCLIGNSGHFNDEINIGFLDELSETRRVVREFVEEFKFFDGRKVYLLADGRLLNLAAAEGHPASVMDMSFANQALAAEWVFKKLGTLENKVYVVPREIDENIAALKLKAMGVDIDVLTDAQQAYLSSWQSGT
- the metK gene encoding methionine adenosyltransferase — translated: MSSPQFFLTSESVTEGHPDKMCDQISDAVLDAIFEQDPLARVACETSTTTGLILVAGEITTSAYVNIDQIARNAVLDIGYNSSEMGFDGNSCGIIVSIKEQSSDIAMGVDKALEAKRGEMTEEQIDAIGAGDQGMMIGYACNETHELMPLSIALAHRITRRLAATRKSGQLGYLRPDGKSQVTVEYSYGKPKRIDAIVVSTQHSPDVSSEQIETDVIEQVIKQVVPLELLDANTRFYINPTGRFVIGGPMGDAGLTGRKIIVDTYGGIARHGGGAFSGKDPTKVDRSAAYAVRYVAKNIIAAGLADRVELQVSYAIGVARPISLMVETYGTGKVADEVILNLVNKYFDLRPAGIIKMLDLRRPIYRQTAAYGHFGRTDIDLPWERTDKAEILRQEAGLAAAVAI
- a CDS encoding class I SAM-dependent methyltransferase, with translation MFTKIEQTRWQGSQFSSPEQPTVEVSDSWLNSEGQQRARYRFARELMRGNDVLEIGCGSGHGSVTLLKSGARSVTSVDTSPDAIESARRHYAASNLHYQLADLQKLPYSKASFDVIVAFDIIEQVTDPEKLLKEFHRVLRSGGTLIISSHNRQYFSEGYDHSLYLRRGFTPAELIEILSHRFKPPYRIYGQFEIGQLTTSGVSSYIPTITEGLNTGDMKKCSKKSFRQGHAYLSEDDFVFSEQHLEEAPILLALCHK
- a CDS encoding metallophosphoesterase family protein; this encodes MKIAAISDIHANLHALDAVLEDISKQNCDVLVVAGDFIDCGPFPVETIRKLRALMPVMIRGNHEGYILDNIFSDKFEHPPFRALYAPGKWAATCLTTEEKDWLASLPTRAELNYGADVNVLVVHGSPRRDNEPIYPNMPDGLLEEMFEGEVRPRRLVIAGHTHRPALIRWRGMTLVNCGSVGYPIDGDTRACYAIAEWNGEDWLVQHRRVEYNRNAALKAIKKNASLQEAGPIMRFIQYLVETGTTAGMSEFVNRYIKSGDHPTPPDDMEHLEMAVIDYLRQYYNNS
- a CDS encoding ArnT family glycosyltransferase — protein: MQQHFINPASVLEGRKLSSKSGRMYALKKAIPLFWAARDTLGVLLLIPLYLWMRLPNLMALPVFYDETIYLSYAREYMLDPQRNLLISAERDGKPPLFVWALSWAWNWFDEPLTGARMLSVIGGGVTCIFIYLIGKRVLSSVAGFLATLFYILCPLMVLHNRLAVHSSWESAAGMAALYFACAIAMQPRALYALGLGAALGLGMFVKQTALFAIGLTPLVAFILHRRPDIWERLKNPQPSFLRKFSLWWYQMRVRHLPQLARNSAIQSSQLINERKSTLFLKVSRLYKIRLFKTRSQNLRGFLYMAVVGFLGIAIAGAAYLPLQTGKDAAYLSSTDTSYALTFKEILAFPLDLWHSNFSQTWEWWLTYYNVPLLVLALAAFGYAILRPRFGHAELVLVCWAILPIIAQMILARQHWFSRYITPFGPPMLLLAAFAIYRLGRYLIRVSRERMGWSGAVGVAFGICLVLITIAPWVKLDDQIINHPAEAQLATRDRWQYIEGWPSGYGLEESLNTLRDLAATDPILIYIDQDNVTPEIYYMTKLSQLKGWVFFGRTAEVNWMTRNFRGERDTYYITTVQPDEVLRPYLKPIKSFPKPSGESSITIYHFVEPENKPEIPYQ